In Metarhizium brunneum chromosome 3, complete sequence, a genomic segment contains:
- the qorB gene encoding Quinone oxidoreductase 2, whose amino-acid sequence MPKYVLTRAGGNLGGAAASYALDIAKPDDEIVLTTSDVDGISAVTLKDWIRKGARVCFASYDDAESLRSVFVGAEAVTLISTWLLGEGRRCQARTVIDAAKQCGVKRICYTSFVGAGMQAEREEDVPFLPRDHRVIEAYIYESGLEYNIQRNYLYIDNIPVLFGPSWKICNDRWLSNSHGKAGAYVAREDCGRVLASLLLGRGQPNTVYDVTGPEAITDERIFEWVCSQSGYQGQFVSMTDEGLKKFWLDRGLPSVNSGNSSNLPMKLCIEDLLCCGEMVAKGYMRNTSNAVEELTGQPAIAFQVALLKYRGIFPQP is encoded by the coding sequence ATGCCGAAATACGTCCTTACCCGGGCTGGAGGAAATCTGGGTGGCGCTGCAGCCTCATACGCACTCGATATTGCCAAGCCTGACGATGAGATCGTCCTTACAACCTCCGATGTAGACGGTATCTCGGCTGTGACACTGAAGGACTGGATCAGGAAGGGCGCAAGAGTCTGTTTTGCATCAtatgatgatgccgagagTCTGAGGTCAGTTTTCGTCGGTGCAGAAGCCGTGACTCTTATTTCAACCTGGCTCCTTGGGGAAGGCCGACGTTGCCAGGCTAGGACTGTTATCGATGCGGCAAAGCAATGCGGGGTGAAGCGTATATGCTATACCTCATTTGTTGGCGCTGGTATGCAGGCTGAGAGAGAAGAGGATGTTCCGTTTTTACCCCGAGACCACCGCGTCATCGAAGCGTACATCTACGAATCAGGCTTGGAGTACAATATTCAGCGCAACTACCTCTACATCGACAACATCCCCGTACTTTTCGGGCCGTCTTGGAAAATCTGCAATGACAGATGGCTCTCAAATAGTCATGGGAAGGCCGGTGCATATGTTGCGCGAGAGGATTGTGGTCGGGTCCTAGCCTCCCTGCTCCTTGGCAGGGGCCAGCCCAATACGGTGTATGACGTGACTGGTCCAGAGGCGATTACCGATGAAAGAATATTCGAGTGGGTCTGCAGTCAGTCTGGTTACCAAGGGCAGTTTGTGAGCATGACCGATGAGGGATTGAAGAAATTCTGGCTAGATCGTGGATTACCATCAGTCAATTCTGGAAACTCCTCAAATTTGCCGATGAAGTTATGTATTGAGGATCTTTTGTGTTGCGGCGAAATGGTTGCCAAGGGCTATATGCGCAATACCAGCAATGCTGTTGAGGAACTGACTGGACAACCGGCAATTGCATTCCAGGTTGCTCTGCTCAAGTATAGAGGAATCTTTCCACAGCCTTAG
- the PRISS gene encoding Pristinol synthase — translation MFLVWIFVWDDDLDLPYSEVASTKGQAIAYCRESVESARKSLSLTRSGGVNDVKVRAPFPIMGLFDEFASTLLGATDQAQRQRVFAEIEVYISEVAGEHARQYDKILPNVDEYLQMRMGTSGIMVFLAFSDCINGIRLPEWVMQSDEMTTLKIETTRLAMFVNDIYSLKKEIISQTPQNIVPILLHRSKGKTLDETMLQLSIMFRTAAQQFENGFDNLVVKVKDDHVVDKDMHVYADSCRTLVTGLIEWSKKTARYNLSQYEDEGGVFKIPL, via the exons ATGTTTCTTGTGTGGATATTCGTATGGGATGACGATCTAGACCTGCCATACTCTGAGGTTGCAAGTACCAAAGGGCAAGCAATCGCATATTGCCGAGAGTCTGTCGAGTCGGCTCGAAAATCCCTTAGTCTCACTCGATCAGGAGGCGTTAATGATGTCAAGGTGCGAGCCCCATTTCCAATAATGGGTTTGTTTGACGAGTTTGCATCGACCCTACTTGGTGCTACCGATCAAG CACAACGCCAGCGTGTGTTTGCAGAGATTGAGGTTTACATCTCTGAGGTTGCAGGAGAACATGCACGGCAGTACGATAAAATTTTACCGAATGTAGATGAGTATTTGCAAATGCGTATGGGCACTTCAGGCATAATGGTGTTTCTGGCCTTTTCGGA CTGCATAAACGGGATAAGACTCCCTGAGTGGGTCATGCAAAGCGATGAGATGACTACCCTGAAAATTGAGACAACTAGGTTGGCTATGTT TGTCAACGACATTTATTCTctaaagaaagaaata ATATCCCAAACACCTCAGAATATTGTCCCAATACTGCTCCATAGAAGCAAGGGGAAAACCCTGGACGAAACGATGCTCCAACTCTCTATCATGTTCCGTACCGCAGCTCAACAGTTCGAGAATGGTTTCGACAATTTGGTTGTCAAAGTCAAAGACGATCATGTTGTAGATAAGGATATGCATGTTTATGCTGACAGTTGCCGTACCTTGGTCACTGGACTGATAGAATGGAGTAAGAAGACTGCGAGATATAATCTAAGTCAGTATGAGGATGAGGGTGGAGTCTTTAAGATTCCCCTTTGA